Genomic segment of Canis aureus isolate CA01 chromosome 16, VMU_Caureus_v.1.0, whole genome shotgun sequence:
TCAGAGCCGCCCCCACGCTCGCCTACCCGTGGGACCCCGATGCCCTCCTGGGCACACACGTGCATTCGGCGCGTGAACTAATGAAAACACTGTTCTCGTTTTGACTCCAGGCTTGGTTCTTTCTATGACAGCGGCCTCACACAGTGGAGGTCATGTCGTCGGCATGTCAGAAACTCGTGGGTACGATCTGTACCACAGTCAAGAGACCAAGTCTGCGGGGCTGTGCAGCGCAAACACCTCTGGGAAAGAGCAGTCCTGATGGGAAAGGAGTAGATTCCAGGACGGCAGCAGGACACCCAGCCACCCTGCAAGCCCAGCTTCCTCTCCCTGCCGTGGGGACAATTTTTTCATTCAGAGGCCAGCTATCAGGAGTCTCTGTAACTGGGGTGCCTCAGTTTGCCCATCACTGCAACTCAGGCCAGGAGCCCCTCGGCTTGTGTTGGGTCATCCCGTCCCTGACGAGTAGAGATCGCTGGAGGCCGAACGGTGCtattctctgcctcctccctggaGCTAGCCTGTCACACTTCTGCTCCAGGTGGTCAGCGGTCAGGCCTGTGGGTGTCCTGGAGCCAGTGCATGACCTCAGATAAGCCAGTGCCCTTGTGGGCACTGATTTCTGCCGTGGTGATGTTCTGCTTGGCACAGGCAATGATGTCTGGGAGTCTGATCAAGGACTTCATCTCCTCGATGGTCATGTAACAGGGCAGATCACTAGAGCAGAAGCAGCACGCAGTCACGGTGTGCTGCCACAAGCCCATCCCAGCCCTCGCCGCCCCATGAGCCACCCTCCTGGCTATGGTCCAAGGGAGCTCCTCCCCAGGGGCACCCCACACTCCTCCAGGAGGACAGACCCCTACATTTTATTGAAGAGTATCAGGACTGATGCTTCTGCGAGTCCTTCTGCAGAAAGAAGACCCAGGAGTTGCACACAGGATGCGGACAGCTGAGTGGGGTTGGCGGCATCCATCATGAACTGGGGAAGAAAATGCAGACCAAGACCACCCCATGAGGGAGACATTGCCAAATGCCCTCCTTTGGGCATCGAGACCTTgctcagaaaagcaaaatgacTTTTAAACAAACGACTTTGGGGTCAGGGGAAATAGAGGAAATTGAATTGCACAAGAGTGACCTGGTGTCACTTGTTTCCACCCATGTGGAAGCCTCTCTACTCGTGTGGCCGTCACTTCTCCCAggaagggtcctgggatttgggGCCAGGCCTTGCTAGAATGGAACAAACCCACAATGGGTACAATTCAATAGTCAATATTAAAACACACCCATGGGAACACCGCAGACAGCAAGCGccttacaaatggaaaataaacacttCCGCCAGCAAGCCCCACACAGGCTGTGCATCAGCTCTGGGGCAGGAGCACTAGGGATCAAACTGGGGTCCCAAAAGGAAGCCACTGGAAGCTGAGTCCTGTTCCCTTGACTAGCTAGCATCACTGCCCAGGAACCCAAACTCCTGCCCAGCAATGCCTAAAGCAGCCCACCAGCTGCTGACCTACCAGGAGACAATGGCAATCTCCATAGTAGCTGGGCCAGATGGGGCCCATGCAGCCCCCCAGCTCCCGGATGGTGATCTTCCTCGGGACCACGATGTCCGTCAGGTCGGTGCCCACCTGTGGGAAAAAACCAGGAAGCATTAAGGACACAGGCGCTTCTCCACTGGGAACGTCCACTAGCCTAAGGCCCAACACACCGGCTCTCAGGGGCTTAGACCGTCAAGCACAGCCCCAAGCAAAGAAGGTGAAACTGGCTTCCAAGGGCCAACGCCCTAACCCCAGAGCTGACTGGCCGCGGCTCCAACACCCACCAGCGGGTCGGCCTCTGGGGGACCAGCTCCGTCCCAGGGGGCAGGCTCCTCCCCGTGACACCGGCTCACCTGCCGCGGGCTGCCCTAAAACACCGACCGGCCGGACTCCAGGCCCCAGAGGGTACCCGTTTGTGCCAACCCGCGGGAGAACGGAAGCCTACCGTGGGCCGCGTCGGGGGGGGGTCGCCCAGGTCGCCCTTCCCATCCGCGGAGCTCAGCTGTGCGGGCCGTCAAGGATGCGGAGCCAGGCAGggaaggcggcggcggccggagcccgccccgggcccccccgagcgccccagccccgcccccccgggcgccccgctcgcccaggtgtcccagccccgcccccccgcgccccaggcccccgcgcccccgggcgccccagccCCGCTCCTCCGGGCGCCCCGCTCCCCCGGGgtcccaggccccccacccccactcccggcccccgccccgcgcggaaGGATAGTCTGCAGCCTCTTCACCAACAGCGTCTTGCCGACGCCCGCGGCCCCCAGCAGCAGACACatcgcgcccccgcccccgcctcgggCACGCGGCGCAAgtcccgcccccccgcgccctcATTGGATAGGCCTGACGTCCGAGCTGCTCATTGGCTCTGGGCGCTCGCCGTCCCCAGGGCCGCCCGGCCGGAGCCGCGCCTGTGCGCGCGCCCGAGGGAAGGCGGAAGCGGAAGTCGGGGGCGCGCCGGTTCGCCGCCGAGAGCGCCGCGGCGTCGGGTCGGGGTCCGGGGTCGCCATGGGGCGCGGCAGCGGCACCTTCGAGCGTCTCCTAGGTAACGCAGCCCCCGCCCCTCGCGCTGGCCCGCGTCCGGGgagcggcggggggcggccgcgGCGCGATGCCGGCCCCGGGGTGTGGGTGGGCGCGGCGGTGCGGGGACCCGGCGGGCGCTGGGCGCGGGCTGCGACCCGAGTGGGCGAGGGCGCGCGgaggccgggcgggcggcggcctgGAGCCCCCGCGGCGCGGCCTTTGAGCGAGCGGCCGCGGGCCCTGAGTCACGGAGGCGGGCACCTGCCCCCGACCGCGCGGACTGCGGGGCCCGACGGTGCCCGGCGCAGCGGCTCCGCGCTCCCGCGCCGCTCCCCGGGACCCCGTCCGCGCCGCGCCCTCCGCAGCCTCGCGGCGTCACCCCAGGGCAACGGCGGGCTCGGTGTCGGGGGCGCCCCAGCGGCGGCCCGGAGCCCGCCTGCGTTTTCCTCGGGTGTGGCTTTGGAGGAGACCCCGAGGAGGCGTGCTCCTGTGGGCTGAGGACGGTTCGGGCCCCGAGATCCGCCGCAGCTTACCAGCAGGCCAGTGCCGCCCGCGGCTGGCTAGGCCCCGCCGCGCCGGGACGAGGGCCAGCAGGCCGGGGCGCACCCGGGCACCTGCCGGAGgtcagcccggcccggcccccaaCGCTTGAAGCAGGGACCCGAGTCGGCGCCGCGTCCTGTCCAGCCTTGCCCCGCTGACATCCCAGCGGACAGGCTAGAGCCAGGGAAAGCCAGGGACCCCGAGGCAGGAGGTGGCCCAGCGTGGGGTGAAACCCCGCCTGGCTCTGCGCCACGCTGTGCCACTCTGGGCAGCGACCTCGCTTCTCGGCCTCGTCGTCTTTGTTCGTAAAGACGACGGACACAGGACGCTGCTCAGGAGCTC
This window contains:
- the ARL16 gene encoding ADP-ribosylation factor-like protein 16 isoform X2, with protein sequence MGPIWPSYYGDCHCLLFMMDAANPTQLSASCVQLLGLLSAEGLAEASVLILFNKIDLPCYMTIEEMKSLIRLPDIIACAKQNITTAEISAHKGTGLSEVMHWLQDTHRPDR
- the ARL16 gene encoding ADP-ribosylation factor-like protein 16 isoform X1; the protein is MCLLLGAAGVGKTLLVKRLQKLSSADGKGDLGDPPPTRPTVGTDLTDIVVPRKITIRELGGCMGPIWPSYYGDCHCLLFMMDAANPTQLSASCVQLLGLLSAEGLAEASVLILFNKIDLPCYMTIEEMKSLIRLPDIIACAKQNITTAEISAHKGTGLSEVMHWLQDTHRPDR